The DNA segment AGCGCCCAGGTACCAAGCCCGGCGAGCAGCGCCAGGCCCCAACCGATGTTGACGCTGCGCACTGCCGACTGCTGGCCGGTGTTGCGCAGGAACGCGAGGATCGCCGCCAGCACCAGAATCGCTTCGAGGCCTTCGCGCAGCAGAATCAACAGGCCGGAAATGAAGCTCAGCGACCAGCTCAGGCCATCGCTGCCGAGCAGTTCGGCGGACTCTTTCAATTTGCCCTTGGCCGCGTCCAGACGCTGCTCGGCTTGCGCCACCGGCAAGCCGTCCTGCAACGACTGACGGTAGGCCATCAGCGATTTTTCGGTGTCCTTGCGCACGTTGGCGTCGACGTTATCCAGCGAGCTTTCGACCAGTTCAAAACCTTCCAGATACGCCGCCACCGACAGGTCATAGGCCTGATCGTGATCACCGGCACGATACGCGGCCAGGCTCTTGTCCAGCGTGGCGGCGGTGTAATCGAGCAACTGCGCCGGGCCGCGCTTGACCTGCGGTGGCTGGGCGCGCTGAGCACGGAAGGTCGCCGCCGCTTGCGGGCCTTCGGCGGCCTGCACCTCGGCCGGGGTCTGGCGCGCCAGATCAGCGATGTTGAAGGTCTTGTCGGACTTGGCTGCGGCCGGGTCGGCACTGAAACCGGCAATGTAGGTCGCCAGATCCCAACGCTGACGGTCGTCCAGTTGATCGGCGAACGCCGGCATGTCCGTGCCTTCGACGCCTTGGCCGAGGGTGCTGTAGATCGCGTACAGGCTCAGGTGATCGATGCGTGCGGCATCGCGCAGATTGGCCGGCGGCGGCGTCATGCCGAGGCCCGCCGGGCCGTCGCCGGCACCGCTGGCGCCGTGACACACCGAGCAGTTCTGAGCGTACAGCGGCGCGCCCCGGGTCGGATCGGGAGTGATGATCGGCGCCTGGCTGACTTCATACGCCACCGCCAGTTGCGCCCCCAGTTGCCGGGCCTGACGCGCGACTTCAGCGCCGTCCTGCTTCGCGGTGATAGCCGCATGCAAAGCCTCGACGCCCTGCTCCAGCGCCGCCTTCTCCGGTTTGGCCGGCAGGCCGCCGATCAACCCCTGCAACACCTGGGTGAATTCCAGTTGCTCACGGTACTCGCCGTCGTCGACGACCTTGCCCGCCTCGACCGTCGGCGGGTAGTCGGCGCTGATGTAATCGAGCAGGTGCAGCGCCTGCGGGGCGCCTTCCACGGTGTCGGCCAGCAGGCTGGAACTGCTCAGGGCCAACAGAGGGAACACCAGCCAGGCCAGGAATCGGGACGCGGCAGTCATGAATGAGTCTCAAATGGAAATGCGAAGTTACATATTGTTCACTTCGAACGCTTTTCACTCAAGCTCTGTCGATGCCTCGTGGCGTTTTAACGCAGCGCTACGGGTGTGTTGCGGTAATGCTCCAGCATGAATTCGACGAACACCTGCACCTTCAGCGCGACATGCCGGGCATGCGGATAGAGCGCGTAATAGTGGCGCTGCCCCAGGTTGTAGTTGGGCAGGATCTGCACCAGCCGACCACTGAGCAGATCCTCCTGCACCGTGGCCCGGGTGAACGCGGCGATACCGACCCCGGCCAGCGCGGCAGCATGCAACGCACTGATCGAATCGGCCTTGAAGCGGCCCTGCGCGCGCACGCTGCTGGTGAGCCCGCGCGCATCGGTCAGCGTCCAGTCGCTGCCACCGGCAAACGCCAGCAACTGATGCTCGGCGAGTTCGCGCACCAGACGCACCAGACCATTGCGCGCCACGTAAGCCGGCGAAGCCACCAGCAACATGTCCGAGACGGTCAGCAACCGCGCCACCATGGATGAATCGGCCAAGGGTCCGCAGATGCGCAGGGCTACATCGAAGCCGTCGGCGATCAGATCGACGAAACGGTCATCGCAGGACAGGTCCACCTCAATCTCGGGATAGCGCTGCTGGAATGCCGGCAGCCAGCTCGCCAGTTCCAGCGTACCGATCACCATCGGTGCACTGATGCGCAGCACACCGCTGGGGCTTTCATGGGCCTGACCGACCGCCAGCGCCGCTTGATCGAGGCGCTCGAGAATGTCCACGCACGCCGCGTAATATTGCTGCCCCGCTGTGGTCAGGTTGAATCCCCGGGTGTTGCGATTGATCAGCCGCGTGCCGAGTTCGCTTTCCAGCTGCTGCAACTGTCGGGAGATGGTCGAGTGAGTGGTGTCGAGGCGCTCGGCAGCGGCACTGAACCCGCGACACTCGACGATGCAACGAAAGGCGCGCATGGCTTGCAGTTGATTCATCGAGAGTCCCCGACTTGTTGATCGCTGAGCGCGCAAGCCTAGCGTAATCCTTACCCACCCGGCAGCAGCAAAGCGCCCCTATAATGCGTCCCTCCGTGCTTTGCCGTTCAAGGAAGAACCCGTCTTCATGCGCCATTGTCTGCCGTTCTGCCTGCTGCTCAGCCTCATCGTGCAACTGAGCGGTTGCGCCGCTTATCGCAACTACGATCAGGAAATGCAGCAGACCATCGACCAGATGGCGCAGGGCAATCTGAACGAAGCGCTCTACCTGATGGAGCTGCACAATCCTTGGGAAGACAAGGATCTGCTGTATTACCTGGAACGCGGCGCGATTCTCAGCGCCGGCACCAACCTGCCAAAAAGCCAGGAAGCCTGGCGCAGTGCCGACCGGATGATTTTTCAGCGCGAAGAAGCCGTGCCCTCCGCAGGCATGAAG comes from the Pseudomonas sp. RSB 5.4 genome and includes:
- a CDS encoding FTR1 family protein is translated as MTAASRFLAWLVFPLLALSSSSLLADTVEGAPQALHLLDYISADYPPTVEAGKVVDDGEYREQLEFTQVLQGLIGGLPAKPEKAALEQGVEALHAAITAKQDGAEVARQARQLGAQLAVAYEVSQAPIITPDPTRGAPLYAQNCSVCHGASGAGDGPAGLGMTPPPANLRDAARIDHLSLYAIYSTLGQGVEGTDMPAFADQLDDRQRWDLATYIAGFSADPAAAKSDKTFNIADLARQTPAEVQAAEGPQAAATFRAQRAQPPQVKRGPAQLLDYTAATLDKSLAAYRAGDHDQAYDLSVAAYLEGFELVESSLDNVDANVRKDTEKSLMAYRQSLQDGLPVAQAEQRLDAAKGKLKESAELLGSDGLSWSLSFISGLLILLREGLEAILVLAAILAFLRNTGQQSAVRSVNIGWGLALLAGLGTWALAAYVIDVSGSQRELLEGATALFASVMVLWLGVWMHDRRHAAAWQDYIKQSLVGGGGRFGFAILAFFSVYRELFEVILFYETLWLQAGPAGHDAVLAGGATALVLLIGLAWVILRGSAKLPLTLFFSINAGLLCALSVVFAGHGVKALQEAGIFGTRPVAFFEFDWLGIHADAYSLTAQALAILAIVVLYGRSRIAEKRRVVA
- a CDS encoding LysR family transcriptional regulator, which gives rise to MNQLQAMRAFRCIVECRGFSAAAERLDTTHSTISRQLQQLESELGTRLINRNTRGFNLTTAGQQYYAACVDILERLDQAALAVGQAHESPSGVLRISAPMVIGTLELASWLPAFQQRYPEIEVDLSCDDRFVDLIADGFDVALRICGPLADSSMVARLLTVSDMLLVASPAYVARNGLVRLVRELAEHQLLAFAGGSDWTLTDARGLTSSVRAQGRFKADSISALHAAALAGVGIAAFTRATVQEDLLSGRLVQILPNYNLGQRHYYALYPHARHVALKVQVFVEFMLEHYRNTPVALR